One Elaeis guineensis isolate ETL-2024a chromosome 10, EG11, whole genome shotgun sequence genomic window carries:
- the LOC105059790 gene encoding BTB/POZ domain-containing protein At1g30440 isoform X1, whose translation MACVKLGAKTDAFRRQGQAWFCTTGLPSDVTMEVGEISFHLHKFPLLSKSGLLEKLIGEKSDEEDGCIIKLPDVPGGAKAFELVAKFCYGVKLELTASNVVYVRCAAEHLQMTEEIAEGNLIAQTETFLNQVVLRSWKDSIKALQTCDDVLPHAEDLHIVKRCIDCLAIKACTDPNLLGWPMREHGPMQSPGGSVLWNGISTGARLRNSSTDWWYEDVSSLSLPMYRRLISVMESRGIREEIVAGSLTFYAKMRLPGLNRRQSISTTGIHREPKAAPSEEEQKHLIEELDRLLPLQKGVTSTKLLFGLLRTAMILQASPYCLSNLERRIGMQLDQASLEDLLIPSFSGSMETLYNVDCIHRILEHFLAMDQMTGGVSPGLADDEQLLGSPSLTPITVVAKLIDGYLAEVAPDVNLKLRKFQSLAAALPEFARPLDDGLYRAIDIYLKAHPWLTESEREELCRLMDCQKLSLEACTHAAQNERLPLRVVVQVLFFEQLQLRTSIAGCLLVSDNLDGSRPLGSGLPLSGEGGGWASAVRENQVLKVGMDSMRMRVSELEKECSSMREEIEKLALGRKGWSPIQRKFGFNMKSQMCSAQEGSVSDEKNAVEKVEKLQPKAMKHKKQLSLNE comes from the exons ATGGCCTGTGTGAAGCTGGGAGCAAAAACCGATGCATTCAGACGGCAAGGGCAGGCCTG GTTTTGCACAACCGGTCTTCCGAGTGATGTTACTATGGAAGTTGGAGAGATCTCTTTCCATCTTCATAAG TTTCCTCTGTTATCCAAGAGTGGCCTTTTGGAAAAATTAATCGGTGAGAAATCTGATGAGGAAGATGGATGTATCATAAAGCTACCAGATGTTCCTGGTGGAGCAAAAGCATTTGAACTTGTTGCTAAGTTCTGCTATGGTGTGAAGTTGGAACTGACTGCATCAAATGTTGTCTATGTGCGTTGTGCTGCTGAGCACCTTCAGATGACCGAAGAAATTGCTGAGGGCAACTTGATTGCTCAAACTGAAACCTTCCTTAACCAAGTAGTCCTACGTAGCTGGAAAGACTCAATCAAGGCACTCCAGACTTGTGATGATGTTCTCCCTCATGCTGAAGATCTGCACATTGTGAAGAGATGCATTGATTGCTTAGCTATAAAAGCATGTACTGACCCAAATTTGCTTGGCTGGCCGATGAGGGAGCATGGTCCTATGCAAAGTCCTGGAGGAAGTGTACTGTGGAATGGAATAAGCACAGGAGCCAGGCTGAGAAATAGCAGTACGGATTGGTGGTATGAGGATGTATCATCCTTAAGTCTTCCAATGTATAGGAGGTTGATTTCAGTCATGGAATCTCGAGGGATCAGAGAGGAGATTGTTGCAGGCTCGCTTACTTTCTATGCAAAAATGCGTTTGCCAGGGCTTAATAGGCGTCAGAGTATCAGCACAACTGGAATTCATAGAGAACCCAAAGCTGCACCATCTGAAGAGGAACAGAAGCATCTTATTGAAGAGCTTGATAGGCTGTTGCCTTTGCAGAAGGGTGTGACATCAACTAAGCTTTTGTTTGGTCTTCTTCGCACGGCAATGATCCTGCAAGCCAGCCCATATTGCTTGTCGAACTTGGAGAGAAGGATAGGAATGCAACTAGACCAGGCTAGTTTGGAAGATCTGTTGATACCTAGCTTCTCTGGCTCCATGGAAACACTCTACAACGTGGATTGCATCCACAGAATTCTTGAACACTTCTTAGCTATGGATCAGATGACTGGTGGGGTATCCCCTGGTTTAGCTGATGATGAGCAGCTGTTGGGATCCCCATCTTTGACACCAATTACTGTGGTCGCCAAGCTGATTGATGGGTATCTGGCAGAGGTTGCACCAGATGTTAACCTGAAGCTACGCAAGTTTCAATCATTGGCAGCTGCTCTACCAGAATTTGCCCGACCCTTGGATGATGGACTGTATCGTGCCATTGACATATACTTGAAG GCACACCCATGGCTTACAGAGTCTGAAAGGGAAGAGCTATGTCGGCTGATGGACTGCCAAAAGCTCTCCCTAGAGGCTTGCACTCATGCAGCCCAGAATGAGAGGCTCCCACTTCGAGTTGTGGTCCAGGTTCTCTTCTTTGAGCAGCTTCAGCTGAGGACTTCTATTGCTGGATGCCTCCTTGTGTCTGACAACCTTGATGGTTCAAGGCCGCTGGGGAGTGGCCTTCCACTTTCAGGTGAGGGTGGTGGGTGGGCATCAGCTGTTAGGGAGAACCAAGTCTTGAAGGTGGGCATGGACAGTATGAGGATGAGAGTGTCTGAACTTGAAAAGGAGTGCTCAAGCATGAGGGAGGAGATTGAGAAGCTGGCCCTGGGAAGGAAAGGTTGGAGCCCCATCCAAAGGAAGTTTGGGTTCAATATGAAATCCCAGATGTGTAGTGCCCAAGAAGGTTCAGTGAGCGATGAGAAAAATGCAGTTGAGAAGGTTGAGAAATTGCAACCAAAGGCTATGAAGCACAAGAAGCAATTATCTTTAAATGAGTGA
- the LOC105059790 gene encoding BTB/POZ domain-containing protein At1g30440 isoform X2, giving the protein MEVGEISFHLHKFPLLSKSGLLEKLIGEKSDEEDGCIIKLPDVPGGAKAFELVAKFCYGVKLELTASNVVYVRCAAEHLQMTEEIAEGNLIAQTETFLNQVVLRSWKDSIKALQTCDDVLPHAEDLHIVKRCIDCLAIKACTDPNLLGWPMREHGPMQSPGGSVLWNGISTGARLRNSSTDWWYEDVSSLSLPMYRRLISVMESRGIREEIVAGSLTFYAKMRLPGLNRRQSISTTGIHREPKAAPSEEEQKHLIEELDRLLPLQKGVTSTKLLFGLLRTAMILQASPYCLSNLERRIGMQLDQASLEDLLIPSFSGSMETLYNVDCIHRILEHFLAMDQMTGGVSPGLADDEQLLGSPSLTPITVVAKLIDGYLAEVAPDVNLKLRKFQSLAAALPEFARPLDDGLYRAIDIYLKAHPWLTESEREELCRLMDCQKLSLEACTHAAQNERLPLRVVVQVLFFEQLQLRTSIAGCLLVSDNLDGSRPLGSGLPLSGEGGGWASAVRENQVLKVGMDSMRMRVSELEKECSSMREEIEKLALGRKGWSPIQRKFGFNMKSQMCSAQEGSVSDEKNAVEKVEKLQPKAMKHKKQLSLNE; this is encoded by the exons ATGGAAGTTGGAGAGATCTCTTTCCATCTTCATAAG TTTCCTCTGTTATCCAAGAGTGGCCTTTTGGAAAAATTAATCGGTGAGAAATCTGATGAGGAAGATGGATGTATCATAAAGCTACCAGATGTTCCTGGTGGAGCAAAAGCATTTGAACTTGTTGCTAAGTTCTGCTATGGTGTGAAGTTGGAACTGACTGCATCAAATGTTGTCTATGTGCGTTGTGCTGCTGAGCACCTTCAGATGACCGAAGAAATTGCTGAGGGCAACTTGATTGCTCAAACTGAAACCTTCCTTAACCAAGTAGTCCTACGTAGCTGGAAAGACTCAATCAAGGCACTCCAGACTTGTGATGATGTTCTCCCTCATGCTGAAGATCTGCACATTGTGAAGAGATGCATTGATTGCTTAGCTATAAAAGCATGTACTGACCCAAATTTGCTTGGCTGGCCGATGAGGGAGCATGGTCCTATGCAAAGTCCTGGAGGAAGTGTACTGTGGAATGGAATAAGCACAGGAGCCAGGCTGAGAAATAGCAGTACGGATTGGTGGTATGAGGATGTATCATCCTTAAGTCTTCCAATGTATAGGAGGTTGATTTCAGTCATGGAATCTCGAGGGATCAGAGAGGAGATTGTTGCAGGCTCGCTTACTTTCTATGCAAAAATGCGTTTGCCAGGGCTTAATAGGCGTCAGAGTATCAGCACAACTGGAATTCATAGAGAACCCAAAGCTGCACCATCTGAAGAGGAACAGAAGCATCTTATTGAAGAGCTTGATAGGCTGTTGCCTTTGCAGAAGGGTGTGACATCAACTAAGCTTTTGTTTGGTCTTCTTCGCACGGCAATGATCCTGCAAGCCAGCCCATATTGCTTGTCGAACTTGGAGAGAAGGATAGGAATGCAACTAGACCAGGCTAGTTTGGAAGATCTGTTGATACCTAGCTTCTCTGGCTCCATGGAAACACTCTACAACGTGGATTGCATCCACAGAATTCTTGAACACTTCTTAGCTATGGATCAGATGACTGGTGGGGTATCCCCTGGTTTAGCTGATGATGAGCAGCTGTTGGGATCCCCATCTTTGACACCAATTACTGTGGTCGCCAAGCTGATTGATGGGTATCTGGCAGAGGTTGCACCAGATGTTAACCTGAAGCTACGCAAGTTTCAATCATTGGCAGCTGCTCTACCAGAATTTGCCCGACCCTTGGATGATGGACTGTATCGTGCCATTGACATATACTTGAAG GCACACCCATGGCTTACAGAGTCTGAAAGGGAAGAGCTATGTCGGCTGATGGACTGCCAAAAGCTCTCCCTAGAGGCTTGCACTCATGCAGCCCAGAATGAGAGGCTCCCACTTCGAGTTGTGGTCCAGGTTCTCTTCTTTGAGCAGCTTCAGCTGAGGACTTCTATTGCTGGATGCCTCCTTGTGTCTGACAACCTTGATGGTTCAAGGCCGCTGGGGAGTGGCCTTCCACTTTCAGGTGAGGGTGGTGGGTGGGCATCAGCTGTTAGGGAGAACCAAGTCTTGAAGGTGGGCATGGACAGTATGAGGATGAGAGTGTCTGAACTTGAAAAGGAGTGCTCAAGCATGAGGGAGGAGATTGAGAAGCTGGCCCTGGGAAGGAAAGGTTGGAGCCCCATCCAAAGGAAGTTTGGGTTCAATATGAAATCCCAGATGTGTAGTGCCCAAGAAGGTTCAGTGAGCGATGAGAAAAATGCAGTTGAGAAGGTTGAGAAATTGCAACCAAAGGCTATGAAGCACAAGAAGCAATTATCTTTAAATGAGTGA
- the LOC105059790 gene encoding BTB/POZ domain-containing protein At1g30440 isoform X3, producing MTEEIAEGNLIAQTETFLNQVVLRSWKDSIKALQTCDDVLPHAEDLHIVKRCIDCLAIKACTDPNLLGWPMREHGPMQSPGGSVLWNGISTGARLRNSSTDWWYEDVSSLSLPMYRRLISVMESRGIREEIVAGSLTFYAKMRLPGLNRRQSISTTGIHREPKAAPSEEEQKHLIEELDRLLPLQKGVTSTKLLFGLLRTAMILQASPYCLSNLERRIGMQLDQASLEDLLIPSFSGSMETLYNVDCIHRILEHFLAMDQMTGGVSPGLADDEQLLGSPSLTPITVVAKLIDGYLAEVAPDVNLKLRKFQSLAAALPEFARPLDDGLYRAIDIYLKAHPWLTESEREELCRLMDCQKLSLEACTHAAQNERLPLRVVVQVLFFEQLQLRTSIAGCLLVSDNLDGSRPLGSGLPLSGEGGGWASAVRENQVLKVGMDSMRMRVSELEKECSSMREEIEKLALGRKGWSPIQRKFGFNMKSQMCSAQEGSVSDEKNAVEKVEKLQPKAMKHKKQLSLNE from the exons ATGACCGAAGAAATTGCTGAGGGCAACTTGATTGCTCAAACTGAAACCTTCCTTAACCAAGTAGTCCTACGTAGCTGGAAAGACTCAATCAAGGCACTCCAGACTTGTGATGATGTTCTCCCTCATGCTGAAGATCTGCACATTGTGAAGAGATGCATTGATTGCTTAGCTATAAAAGCATGTACTGACCCAAATTTGCTTGGCTGGCCGATGAGGGAGCATGGTCCTATGCAAAGTCCTGGAGGAAGTGTACTGTGGAATGGAATAAGCACAGGAGCCAGGCTGAGAAATAGCAGTACGGATTGGTGGTATGAGGATGTATCATCCTTAAGTCTTCCAATGTATAGGAGGTTGATTTCAGTCATGGAATCTCGAGGGATCAGAGAGGAGATTGTTGCAGGCTCGCTTACTTTCTATGCAAAAATGCGTTTGCCAGGGCTTAATAGGCGTCAGAGTATCAGCACAACTGGAATTCATAGAGAACCCAAAGCTGCACCATCTGAAGAGGAACAGAAGCATCTTATTGAAGAGCTTGATAGGCTGTTGCCTTTGCAGAAGGGTGTGACATCAACTAAGCTTTTGTTTGGTCTTCTTCGCACGGCAATGATCCTGCAAGCCAGCCCATATTGCTTGTCGAACTTGGAGAGAAGGATAGGAATGCAACTAGACCAGGCTAGTTTGGAAGATCTGTTGATACCTAGCTTCTCTGGCTCCATGGAAACACTCTACAACGTGGATTGCATCCACAGAATTCTTGAACACTTCTTAGCTATGGATCAGATGACTGGTGGGGTATCCCCTGGTTTAGCTGATGATGAGCAGCTGTTGGGATCCCCATCTTTGACACCAATTACTGTGGTCGCCAAGCTGATTGATGGGTATCTGGCAGAGGTTGCACCAGATGTTAACCTGAAGCTACGCAAGTTTCAATCATTGGCAGCTGCTCTACCAGAATTTGCCCGACCCTTGGATGATGGACTGTATCGTGCCATTGACATATACTTGAAG GCACACCCATGGCTTACAGAGTCTGAAAGGGAAGAGCTATGTCGGCTGATGGACTGCCAAAAGCTCTCCCTAGAGGCTTGCACTCATGCAGCCCAGAATGAGAGGCTCCCACTTCGAGTTGTGGTCCAGGTTCTCTTCTTTGAGCAGCTTCAGCTGAGGACTTCTATTGCTGGATGCCTCCTTGTGTCTGACAACCTTGATGGTTCAAGGCCGCTGGGGAGTGGCCTTCCACTTTCAGGTGAGGGTGGTGGGTGGGCATCAGCTGTTAGGGAGAACCAAGTCTTGAAGGTGGGCATGGACAGTATGAGGATGAGAGTGTCTGAACTTGAAAAGGAGTGCTCAAGCATGAGGGAGGAGATTGAGAAGCTGGCCCTGGGAAGGAAAGGTTGGAGCCCCATCCAAAGGAAGTTTGGGTTCAATATGAAATCCCAGATGTGTAGTGCCCAAGAAGGTTCAGTGAGCGATGAGAAAAATGCAGTTGAGAAGGTTGAGAAATTGCAACCAAAGGCTATGAAGCACAAGAAGCAATTATCTTTAAATGAGTGA
- the LOC105059967 gene encoding cationic amino acid transporter 1-like produces MENGGEGGIGGVVKKPRGCYSCSKKDFLPEESFQSWANYGRALRETGKRLGDRITARSLDRTELNEVRARSGHEMRRNLSWWDLMWFGVSCVVGAGIFVLTGQEAHDAAGPAVVLSYVVSGVAAMLSVLCYTEFAVEIPVAGGSFAYLRVELGDFIAFIAAGNILLEYIVSCAAVARAWTSYFATLLNHHPDDFRIHIPSLSPDYNRLDPIAVAVTATVGLAAILSTKAASRFNYVACIIHLTIVVFIVIAGLTKADPKNLSDFAPFGARGLFSASAVLFFAYVGFDAVSTMAEETKNLARDIPLGLIGAMTITTVCYCLLALTLCLMQHYSRIDVDAAFSVAFQAVGMNWAKYVVAFGALKSMTTSLLVLAVGQARYLTHIARTHMAPPCLAHVNASTGTPINATVVMLAATAVIALFTNLSILSNLISISTLFIFMLVAVALLVRRHYVSGETSTADRNKLIVCIVLILGSSIGIAAYWAAGGEGWVGYVVSVPVWLSTTAYLWLRVPQARTPKLWGVPMMPWLPSASIIIDVFLLGSIDRASFVRFGVWTVVLLVYYFFIGLHASYDTAKASTSGESPVQA; encoded by the exons ATGGAAAATGGAGGCGAGGGTGGCATAGGAGGGGTGGTGAAGAAGCCAAGAGGGTGCTACTCATGCAGCAAAAAGGACTTCCTCCCAGAGGAGTCCTTTCAGAGTTGGGCCAACTATGGCCGGGCTCTGCGAGAGACTGGAAAGCGGCTCGGGGACCGGATCACCGCGCGGTCACTGGACCGGACGGAGCTCAACGAGGTGAGGGCGAGGAGTGGACACGAGATGAGGAGGAACCTCTCCTGGTGGGACCTCATGTGGTTCGGCGTCAGTTGTGTCGTCGGCGCCGGCATCTTTGTCCTCACCGGCCAAGAGGCCCATGATGCCGCAGGGCCGGCTGTGGTGCTCTCTTACGTTGTCTCTGGTGTTGCTGCCATGCTGTCAGTTCTATGTTACACCGAGTTTGCTGTGGAAATCCCGGTAGCAG GTGGCTCCTTCGCCTACCTCCGGGTAGAACTCGGCGACTTCATCGCTTTCATTGCCGCCGGCAACATCCTCCTCGAGTACATCGTCAGCTGCGCCGCCGTCGCCCGCGCCTGGACCTCCTACTTCGCCACCCTCCTCAACCACCACCCGGACGACTTTCGCATCCACATCCCATCCCTCTCCCCGGACTACAACCGCCTCGATCCCATCGCCGTCGCCGTCACGGCCACCGTCGGCCTCGCCGCCATCCTCAGCACCAAGGCCGCCTCCCGCTTCAACTACGTCGCCTGCATCATCCATCTCACCATCGTCGTCTTCATCGTCATCGCCGGCCTCACCAAGGCGGACCCGAAGAACCTCTCCGACTTCGCCCCGTTCGGCGCCCGCGGCCTCTTCTCCGCCTCCGCCGTCCTCTTCTTCGCCTACGTGGGCTTCGACGCAGTGTCCACCATGGCCGAGGAGACCAAGAACCTGGCCCGCGACATTCCCCTCGGTCTCATCGGCGCCATGACCATCACCACCGTCTGCTACTGCCTCCTCGCCCTCACCCTCTGTCTCATGCAGCACTACTCCCGCATCGACGTCGACGCGGCCTTCTCGGTCGCATTCCAAGCCGTCGGCATGAATTGGGCCAAGTACGTCGTCGCCTTCGGCGCGCTGAAGAGCATGACCACCTCCCTCCTCGTCCTGGCCGTCGGGCAGGCCCGCTACCTCACCCACATTGCCCGCACCCACATGGCACCGCCGTGCCTCGCCCACGTCAACGCCTCCACCGGCACCCCCATCAACGCCACCGTCGTCATGCTCGCCGCCACCGCCGTCATCGCCCTCTTCACCAACCTCAGCATCCTCTCCAACCTCATCTCCATCT ctacTCTCTTCATCTTCATGCTCGTCGCCGTCGCCCTCCTCGTCCGCCGCCACTACGTCAGCGGCGAGACCTCCACCGCGGACCGTAACAAGCTCATAGTTTGCATTGTTCTTATATTAGGCTCGTCGATCGGGATCGCCGCCTATTGGGCGGCTGGCGGTGAGGGGTGGGTGGGGTACGTGGTGTCGGTGCCGGTATGGCTTTCAACGACGGCGTACTTATGGCTGAGAGTGCCGCAGGCGAGAACGCCAAAGCTATGGGGGGTGCCGATGATGCCGTGGCTGCCGTCGGCATCCATCATCATCGATGTTTTCTTGCTTGGGTCGATCGACCGAGCATCATTTGTTAGATTTGGCGTATGGACGGTGGTGCTGCTTGTCTACTATTTCTTCATTGGGCTCCATGCGTCTTATGACACCGCCAAGGCCTCCACCTCTGGCGAATCTCCAGTCCAGGCCTAA